A single Alcanivorax borkumensis SK2 DNA region contains:
- a CDS encoding riboflavin synthase: protein MFTGIIESMGKVAAMTPKGGDVTLLIKSEGLDFADVKLGDSIAVNGVCLTATALPGGAFEADVSGETLSLTSLAQISVGSTVNLEKALTPSSRLGGHLVSGHVDGLGKIVEMKQDARSVRIDIEAPAELAKYIAHKGSITVDGISLTVNSVAGAVFSLNIIPHTQEVTTIGQWKVGTPVNLEVDIIARYLERLLLGEKAAEPASEGISMAFLAENGFLKGS from the coding sequence ATGTTTACCGGCATTATCGAATCCATGGGCAAGGTGGCCGCGATGACCCCAAAAGGGGGCGATGTGACCTTGTTAATCAAGAGCGAAGGGCTAGATTTCGCCGATGTTAAGCTAGGCGACTCCATTGCGGTGAATGGCGTATGCCTTACTGCAACCGCCCTGCCTGGCGGCGCTTTTGAAGCAGATGTGTCTGGCGAAACCTTATCGTTGACGTCATTGGCGCAGATCAGCGTGGGTAGCACGGTGAACTTGGAAAAAGCGCTGACGCCGTCTTCCCGGCTGGGAGGACACTTGGTCAGTGGTCACGTGGATGGTCTGGGCAAAATTGTCGAGATGAAGCAGGATGCTCGCTCGGTGCGCATCGATATTGAGGCACCTGCGGAGTTGGCCAAATACATTGCCCACAAGGGCTCAATAACCGTTGATGGCATCAGCTTGACGGTGAACAGTGTGGCGGGTGCGGTGTTTTCCCTGAACATCATTCCGCACACCCAGGAGGTGACCACCATCGGCCAATGGAAGGTGGGGACGCCAGTGAACCTGGAAGTTGATATTATAGCGCGCTATCTGGAACGCCTGCTCTTGGGAGAGAAGGCCGCCGAGCCCGCTTCTGAAGGTATTTCCATGGCATTCCTAGCGGAAAATGGGTTTCTGAAAGGCAGTTAA
- the ribD gene encoding bifunctional diaminohydroxyphosphoribosylaminopyrimidine deaminase/5-amino-6-(5-phosphoribosylamino)uracil reductase RibD → MSFSAADHQYMARALQLARRGLYTTDPNPRVGCVLVRDGAVVGEGFHARAGTPHAERHALAQAGERARGATAYVTLEPCSHTGRTGPCADALIDAGVTRVVAAMEDPNPLVAGQGLQRLADAGIATAVGLLEAEARALNPGFVSRMTRQRPYIRIKIAASVDGRTAMANGESQWITGPAAREDVQRLRARSSAVITGVGTVLADRPSYTVRPRQWRLAEYRQHAADDDWVRQPLRVILDRTLRTPPDVPVVSALGHCLLVAGEQHPGRQNALESAGAEVMLLPASGSGIDLQQLLIELNRRECNEVLVECGATLAGAFVREGLFDEILVYMAPTLLGSSARPLLGLPQLASMSEKVALKWQDVRQVGDDLRLTLVSA, encoded by the coding sequence ATGAGTTTTTCGGCTGCCGACCACCAGTACATGGCTCGAGCGTTGCAGTTGGCACGTCGTGGGCTGTATACCACGGACCCTAATCCGCGGGTAGGGTGCGTGTTGGTGCGTGATGGCGCGGTGGTTGGTGAGGGTTTTCATGCCCGCGCCGGGACTCCCCACGCCGAGCGTCATGCACTGGCACAAGCCGGTGAGCGGGCGCGGGGCGCTACTGCCTATGTGACCCTGGAGCCCTGCTCTCACACTGGGCGCACCGGCCCCTGTGCTGATGCGCTAATCGATGCCGGCGTCACGCGGGTGGTGGCTGCCATGGAAGATCCGAATCCGCTGGTGGCGGGGCAGGGTTTGCAGCGCTTGGCGGATGCGGGAATCGCCACTGCAGTCGGTTTGCTGGAAGCGGAGGCCCGAGCCCTGAATCCGGGTTTTGTTTCCCGCATGACCCGTCAGCGTCCCTATATCCGTATCAAGATTGCCGCCAGCGTGGACGGGCGCACCGCCATGGCCAATGGCGAATCCCAGTGGATTACCGGCCCAGCCGCCCGCGAAGACGTGCAGCGTCTACGCGCGCGCAGCTCTGCGGTGATAACCGGTGTGGGTACGGTGCTGGCGGATCGACCCTCTTATACAGTGAGGCCTAGACAGTGGCGCTTGGCCGAATACCGCCAGCATGCGGCTGACGACGATTGGGTGCGACAGCCTCTGCGGGTGATTCTAGATCGCACCCTACGCACGCCGCCGGATGTGCCGGTGGTCAGCGCCTTAGGGCATTGTTTGTTGGTGGCAGGGGAACAACACCCAGGACGCCAGAATGCGCTGGAGTCCGCCGGTGCGGAAGTAATGCTCTTGCCCGCCTCCGGTTCCGGGATCGACTTGCAGCAGTTGTTAATCGAATTGAACCGGCGCGAATGTAACGAAGTGCTGGTAGAATGTGGCGCCACACTGGCCGGTGCCTTTGTTCGCGAGGGTTTGTTCGACGAAATTCTTGTGTATATGGCGCCAACTCTGCTGGGTTCGTCCGCCCGGCCGTTATTGGGGTTGCCGCAACTGGCCAGCATGAGTGAGAAAGTGGCGCTGAAATGGCAGGATGTGCGCCAAGTTGGTGATGATCTGCGTCTGACGCTGGTTTCGGCCTGA
- the nrdR gene encoding transcriptional regulator NrdR, which translates to MYCPFCSAQDTKVIDSRLVADGVQIRRRRECLSCTERFTTFETAELVMPRLVKTDGTRQPFDEAKLRAGMLRALEKRPVSMEDLEAAISRICHRLRATGERELPARELGEFVMEELQQLDDVAYVRFASVYRSFQDISEFSAEVDRLKKAGGKPGDKLGEPKES; encoded by the coding sequence ATGTACTGCCCGTTTTGCTCTGCTCAGGACACCAAGGTGATCGATTCCCGTCTGGTGGCGGATGGGGTGCAGATTCGTCGGCGTCGCGAGTGCTTAAGTTGTACGGAGCGCTTCACCACCTTTGAGACAGCGGAATTAGTGATGCCGCGGTTGGTGAAAACTGACGGGACCCGTCAGCCGTTCGATGAGGCCAAGCTGCGGGCGGGTATGTTACGGGCGCTGGAAAAGCGGCCGGTGAGTATGGAAGATCTGGAAGCAGCGATCAGTCGTATTTGCCATCGTCTACGGGCCACTGGAGAACGGGAGTTGCCCGCTCGGGAGCTGGGTGAGTTTGTGATGGAAGAGCTGCAGCAGCTGGATGATGTGGCTTATGTGCGCTTCGCCTCGGTGTATCGCAGTTTTCAGGATATTTCCGAGTTTTCCGCTGAAGTGGATCGCCTGAAAAAGGCGGGCGGCAAACCCGGTGACAAGCTGGGTGAGCCAAAAGAATCATGA
- the glyA gene encoding serine hydroxymethyltransferase — MFPKSMSIAEFDPEIKAAIEAEEVRQEEHIELIASENYASPRVMEAQGSVLTNKYAEGYPGKRYYGGCENVDVVEQLAIDRACELFGADWANVQPHSGSQANGAVYMAMLKAGDTVLGMSLDAGGHLTHGAKPNFSGKTYNAVQYGLDNETGLIDYDQVASLAREHKPKMIVAGFSAYSQIVDWQRFRDIADEVGAILLVDMAHVAGLVAAGVYPSPVGIADITTTTTHKTLGGPRGGLIMGKASEEIQKKINSAVFPGGQGGPLEHVIAAKAICFKEAMQDDFKGYQQQVVKNAQAMAGVFIERGFDVVSNGTENHLFLLSLIKQDITGKDADAALGRANITVNKNAVPNDPRSPFVTSGLRIGSPSITRRGFDEADAKALAGWICDILENMGDEGVIEQVKGKVKEICARLPVYER, encoded by the coding sequence ATGTTCCCGAAATCCATGTCCATCGCCGAGTTTGACCCGGAAATCAAGGCCGCTATTGAGGCCGAAGAAGTCCGCCAGGAAGAGCATATCGAGCTGATCGCCTCTGAAAACTATGCCTCGCCAAGGGTTATGGAAGCCCAGGGCTCCGTACTGACCAACAAGTACGCCGAGGGCTATCCGGGCAAGCGTTATTACGGCGGTTGCGAGAATGTGGACGTGGTTGAGCAGTTGGCTATCGATCGGGCCTGTGAGCTGTTCGGCGCGGATTGGGCCAATGTGCAGCCGCATTCCGGTTCCCAGGCCAATGGCGCGGTTTACATGGCTATGCTCAAGGCGGGCGATACCGTGTTAGGCATGAGCCTGGATGCCGGTGGCCACCTGACCCACGGTGCTAAGCCGAACTTCTCCGGTAAGACCTATAACGCGGTGCAGTATGGTCTGGACAACGAAACTGGGCTGATTGATTACGATCAGGTGGCGTCTCTGGCCCGCGAGCACAAGCCGAAAATGATCGTGGCCGGCTTCTCTGCCTATTCGCAGATTGTCGACTGGCAGCGTTTCCGTGACATCGCCGACGAAGTGGGTGCGATCCTGCTGGTGGACATGGCCCACGTGGCAGGTCTGGTTGCTGCGGGTGTGTACCCGAGCCCGGTAGGCATTGCGGATATCACCACGACCACTACCCACAAGACCCTAGGCGGCCCCCGTGGCGGTCTGATCATGGGTAAGGCCAGCGAAGAGATTCAGAAGAAGATCAACTCTGCTGTGTTTCCCGGTGGCCAGGGTGGCCCGTTGGAGCACGTGATCGCCGCTAAAGCGATTTGCTTCAAAGAAGCCATGCAGGACGACTTCAAGGGCTACCAGCAGCAGGTAGTGAAGAACGCCCAGGCCATGGCCGGTGTGTTCATCGAGCGTGGCTTTGATGTGGTTTCCAATGGCACCGAGAATCACCTGTTCCTGCTTAGCTTGATCAAGCAGGACATTACCGGTAAAGATGCGGACGCCGCCTTGGGCCGCGCCAACATCACCGTGAACAAAAATGCTGTCCCCAACGATCCGCGCTCCCCGTTCGTTACCTCCGGCCTGCGTATCGGTTCCCCCTCCATCACCCGCCGTGGTTTTGATGAAGCGGATGCCAAGGCGTTGGCTGGCTGGATCTGCGACATCCTCGAGAACATGGGTGATGAAGGCGTGATTGAGCAGGTTAAAGGCAAGGTTAAAGAGATTTGTGCTCGCCTGCCGGTGTACGAGCGCTAA
- the ettA gene encoding energy-dependent translational throttle protein EttA, protein MSQYIFTMDKVGKVVPPKKHILKNISLSFFPGAKIGVLGLNGSGKSTLLRIMAGVDQDYLGEARPQPGTNIGYLPQEPELDPEKNVREIVEEAVADIRDAQQRLEEVYEAYAAEDADFDKLAAEQAKLEDIIEASDAHNLERKLEIAADALRLPPWDASVQTLSGGERRRVALCRLVMSAPDMLLLDEPTNHLDAESVAWLERFLHEFPGTVVAVTHDRYFLDNSCEWILELDRGEGIPWQGNYSSWLEQKEQRLEQEAKSESAHRKTVEKELEWVRQNPKGRRAKNKARVSAFEELASQEFQKRNETQELYIPPGERLGEQVFEIKNVAKQFDHKLLYEDLDFQIPRGAIVGIIGPNGAGKTTLFRMLAGQETPDSGEIITGDTVQMAYVDQSREDLDSNKSVWEEVSDGNDILRIGNYEVPSRAYLGRFNFKGGDQQKRVGDLSGGERNRLHLAKLLKQGANVLLLDEPTNDLDVETLRALEEALLAFPGCAIVISHDRWFLDRVATHILSFEGDARVEWFEGSYTEYEEYKRKQFGDAALQPKRMKYKRIEV, encoded by the coding sequence ATGAGCCAGTACATCTTCACCATGGACAAGGTGGGCAAAGTTGTCCCGCCCAAGAAGCACATCCTGAAGAACATCTCCCTGTCGTTTTTCCCCGGCGCCAAAATCGGCGTGCTGGGCCTGAACGGCTCCGGTAAGTCCACGCTGCTGCGCATCATGGCCGGCGTTGACCAGGATTACCTGGGTGAGGCGCGGCCGCAGCCGGGCACCAACATCGGCTACCTGCCCCAGGAGCCGGAGCTGGACCCGGAAAAAAATGTCCGCGAAATCGTGGAAGAAGCCGTGGCCGATATTCGTGACGCCCAGCAGCGCCTAGAAGAAGTCTACGAAGCCTATGCCGCCGAAGATGCGGATTTCGACAAACTGGCCGCCGAGCAGGCCAAGCTGGAAGACATCATCGAAGCCAGCGACGCCCATAACTTGGAGCGCAAGCTGGAGATCGCCGCCGACGCCCTGCGCCTGCCGCCCTGGGATGCCAGCGTGCAAACCCTGTCCGGTGGCGAACGCCGCCGAGTGGCGTTGTGCCGGCTGGTGATGAGCGCACCAGATATGCTGTTGCTCGATGAGCCCACTAACCACCTGGATGCGGAATCCGTGGCCTGGCTGGAGCGTTTCCTGCACGAATTCCCCGGCACCGTGGTGGCGGTAACCCACGATCGCTACTTCCTCGATAATTCCTGCGAGTGGATTCTTGAACTGGATCGCGGCGAAGGCATTCCTTGGCAAGGCAACTACTCCTCTTGGCTGGAACAGAAAGAACAGCGCCTGGAGCAGGAAGCGAAAAGCGAATCGGCCCACCGTAAAACAGTGGAAAAGGAACTGGAATGGGTACGTCAGAACCCGAAAGGCCGCCGCGCCAAGAACAAGGCCCGTGTCTCCGCCTTTGAAGAACTGGCCAGCCAGGAATTCCAGAAGCGCAACGAAACCCAAGAGCTTTATATTCCGCCGGGCGAGCGCTTGGGCGAACAGGTTTTCGAAATCAAAAACGTGGCCAAGCAGTTCGACCACAAGCTGCTATACGAAGACTTGGACTTCCAAATTCCTCGCGGGGCCATCGTTGGTATTATCGGCCCCAACGGTGCGGGTAAAACCACCCTATTCCGCATGTTGGCAGGCCAGGAAACCCCGGACAGCGGTGAAATCATCACCGGCGACACCGTACAGATGGCCTACGTGGACCAGAGCCGCGAAGACCTGGATAGCAACAAGAGCGTCTGGGAAGAAGTCTCCGACGGCAATGACATCCTGCGCATAGGTAATTATGAAGTGCCCAGCCGCGCCTACTTGGGCCGGTTCAATTTCAAAGGTGGCGATCAACAGAAGCGTGTCGGCGACCTCTCCGGTGGTGAACGTAACCGTCTGCACCTCGCGAAATTACTTAAACAGGGCGCCAACGTATTGCTGCTCGATGAGCCGACCAACGACCTGGACGTGGAAACCCTGCGGGCACTGGAAGAAGCTCTGCTGGCCTTCCCTGGCTGCGCCATCGTCATTTCCCACGATCGCTGGTTTCTGGATCGGGTCGCCACTCATATCCTCTCCTTCGAGGGCGATGCCCGGGTAGAGTGGTTCGAGGGCTCTTACACCGAGTATGAAGAATACAAGCGCAAGCAGTTCGGTGATGCAGCCCTGCAACCCAAGCGGATGAAATACAAGCGAATCGAAGTCTGA
- a CDS encoding PilZ domain-containing protein — translation MNERRRANRVDFDAEATLTFQQDSHPVSLDDISIIGARLNSSTSLALPDSSSVTLSITLDDSDVTLTLPAKVKRLAGRDIGIMFDRPSIDDVQHLRRIVMLHQGDDGEDDPASLLTPEA, via the coding sequence ATGAACGAAAGACGACGGGCCAACCGGGTGGACTTCGACGCAGAAGCCACCCTGACTTTCCAGCAGGATAGCCACCCGGTGTCACTGGACGACATTTCAATCATAGGCGCGCGCCTCAACAGCAGCACATCGCTGGCGCTACCCGACTCGTCCTCAGTCACCCTGAGCATTACCCTGGATGATTCCGATGTCACGCTGACCCTCCCCGCAAAAGTGAAACGTTTAGCGGGCCGGGACATCGGGATCATGTTCGACCGGCCATCAATCGATGACGTGCAGCACTTGCGCCGCATTGTCATGCTCCATCAAGGCGACGACGGCGAAGATGACCCCGCCTCCCTACTCACACCGGAGGCCTAA
- a CDS encoding RNA polymerase sigma factor: MDPTLESPEFIERLRQGDRVAFGQVVKTHHNMLLATARTLLSAADAEEAVQDAWIAAYRAIAKFEGRSLLRTWLTRIVINQARMMLRKGGREIQFNPIDERAPLDHRFRDDGHWDHPPQHWDLNGPDALLTRDELRHCMEKTLGKMPDNQRLVLELRDLQGMDFDDICNMLDVSASNVRVLLHRARARLFELVDHFQETGEC, encoded by the coding sequence TTGGACCCAACCCTGGAAAGCCCGGAATTCATTGAACGTCTGCGCCAGGGAGACCGAGTAGCTTTTGGCCAAGTGGTTAAAACCCATCACAACATGTTGCTGGCCACCGCACGCACCCTGTTGTCGGCTGCGGATGCAGAAGAGGCCGTACAGGATGCTTGGATAGCCGCATACCGGGCCATCGCCAAATTCGAAGGGCGCAGCCTGCTGCGCACCTGGCTTACCCGCATTGTGATCAACCAAGCACGTATGATGCTGCGCAAGGGGGGGCGGGAAATCCAATTTAACCCCATCGATGAGCGGGCGCCTTTAGACCACCGTTTTCGCGACGACGGACACTGGGACCATCCGCCACAACACTGGGACCTAAATGGGCCCGATGCCCTGCTAACCCGAGACGAGCTGCGCCATTGCATGGAAAAAACCTTAGGGAAAATGCCAGACAATCAGCGTCTGGTATTGGAGCTGCGGGACCTGCAAGGCATGGATTTCGACGATATCTGTAACATGCTAGACGTTAGCGCATCGAACGTTCGAGTGCTGTTACACCGTGCCCGAGCACGATTGTTTGAATTGGTGGACCACTTTCAGGAGACAGGCGAATGTTGA
- a CDS encoding zf-HC2 domain-containing protein — translation MLKCKDVVAKADALVDGTSLTMRERIALRMHLLMCHHCRRYVHQLRVLVNTLPRETDRLDDAQTRDILEKLDTSRDP, via the coding sequence ATGTTGAAATGCAAAGACGTCGTCGCAAAAGCGGATGCCCTCGTAGACGGCACCTCCCTGACCATGCGTGAGCGCATCGCGTTGCGTATGCACCTGCTGATGTGCCACCACTGTCGCCGCTATGTGCACCAGCTACGCGTGCTGGTGAACACTCTCCCTCGCGAAACGGATAGGTTGGATGATGCCCAGACCCGGGACATCTTGGAAAAGCTCGACACCTCGAGAGATCCTTAG
- a CDS encoding methyltransferase domain-containing protein, which yields MHEDVQNYYGKQLHSSADLQTNACCDQAPPEYLKPLLAQLHDEVISRYYGCGLVAPEQLEGMRILDLGSGSGRDVYLLSALVGEEGEVIGVDMTDEQLAVANRHLDYHREAFGHSKSNVRFLKGYIEELDKLDLQDGYFDIVISNCVINLSTNKAKVIADVKRLLKPGGEFFFSDVYADRRIPSALAKDPILYGECLSGALYWNDFINLSKRCGFADPRLVESRPLTIENPAIEKALGNIRFYSATYRLFNIDTLEPACEDYGQAVIYKGTLPNSRDTFTLDDHHAIEAGKVFPVCGNTWLMLEKSRFADHFEFIGNFETHYGIFAGCGLDVPFLQTSNAGAEACC from the coding sequence ATGCATGAAGACGTGCAGAATTATTACGGTAAACAACTGCACTCCAGTGCCGACCTGCAAACCAATGCCTGCTGCGATCAGGCGCCACCGGAATACCTGAAACCCCTGCTGGCGCAACTCCATGACGAAGTGATTAGCCGCTACTATGGCTGCGGCCTGGTTGCCCCTGAGCAACTGGAAGGCATGCGAATTTTGGATCTGGGCTCCGGCTCAGGCCGCGATGTCTACCTACTCTCTGCACTGGTCGGCGAAGAAGGAGAAGTGATCGGGGTGGACATGACCGATGAGCAGTTGGCTGTCGCCAACCGTCATCTGGACTATCACCGCGAGGCCTTTGGTCATAGCAAAAGTAATGTACGCTTCCTAAAAGGCTACATCGAAGAGCTCGACAAACTGGATTTACAGGACGGCTATTTCGACATTGTTATTTCCAACTGCGTGATCAACCTGAGCACCAACAAGGCCAAGGTCATCGCCGACGTAAAACGGTTACTCAAACCCGGTGGCGAGTTCTTTTTTTCTGACGTTTATGCCGATCGTCGAATTCCTTCTGCCCTGGCCAAAGATCCCATCCTGTATGGGGAGTGCCTGTCGGGAGCCTTGTACTGGAATGACTTCATCAACCTGAGCAAGCGCTGTGGGTTTGCAGATCCTCGGCTGGTGGAATCCCGCCCACTAACCATTGAAAACCCCGCAATCGAAAAAGCCCTAGGCAACATCCGCTTCTACTCGGCCACCTATCGGCTGTTCAATATCGACACTCTGGAGCCAGCCTGTGAGGATTATGGCCAGGCGGTAATCTATAAAGGCACACTCCCAAATAGCCGCGATACGTTCACCCTGGATGATCACCACGCTATTGAAGCGGGAAAAGTCTTCCCCGTTTGCGGCAACACGTGGCTCATGCTGGAAAAAAGCCGTTTCGCTGACCACTTCGAATTTATCGGTAACTTCGAAACCCATTACGGCATCTTTGCAGGCTGCGGATTGGATGTTCCTTTTTTGCAAACCAGCAACGCAGGAGCAGAGGCCTGTTGCTAA
- a CDS encoding FAD-dependent oxidoreductase, translating to MSIKKGLLFTALAALIACYFVFDLGQYFSLDYIKQQQSAFDALYQDNPALILGGFFGLYVLVTALSLPGAAIMTLAAGALFGFWIALVMVSFASSAGATLAFLASRFLFHDAVQSRFGERLKKLNEGVKKEGAFYLFTLRLVPVVPFFIINLVMGLTPIKARTFYWVSQVGMLAGTAVYVNAGTQLGQIDSLKGLLSVELIGAFVLLGIFPWIAKGIMARVQARKVYKGWKKPKQFDRNLIVIGAGAAGLVSAYIAATVKAKVTLIEKHKMGGDCLNTGCVPSKALIKSARVAFNDKQAEKYGFEAINSRFRFSSMMERVQQVIEKIEPHDSVERYSELGVDCRQGEARFLSPWEVEIRNGDHVETLTARSIIIASGARPFVPPIPGIEDIDILTSDNLWQIEEQPKRLLVLGGGPIGCELAQTFARLGSEVTQIEMLPRLMIREDAEASEIVTRSLKESGVHVLTNHKAVRFSEENSEKVLLVEHDGKETALPFDQVLVAVGRKANTDGLGLDALQLPTETNGTIQTNDRLQSRYPNIYACGDVAGPYQFTHTAAHQAWYASVNALFGFLKSFKVDYRVIPWCTFTDPEVARVGVNEQEADEQGIEYDITRYGIDDLDRAIADSADLGYVKVLTAKGSDKILGVTIVGQHAGELISEYVLAMKHGLGLNKILGTIHIYPTMAEANKFAAGEWKKARKPEGLLRWVERIHNVRR from the coding sequence ATGAGTATCAAAAAAGGCCTCCTCTTCACTGCCCTAGCCGCGCTGATTGCCTGCTACTTTGTTTTTGATCTCGGCCAATATTTCAGCCTGGATTATATCAAGCAGCAGCAAAGTGCCTTTGATGCTCTCTATCAGGATAATCCCGCGCTCATTCTCGGCGGCTTCTTCGGGCTATATGTGCTGGTCACCGCATTGAGCCTACCCGGCGCTGCCATCATGACCCTGGCAGCCGGGGCGCTGTTCGGTTTCTGGATCGCTCTGGTGATGGTTTCATTTGCCTCCTCTGCCGGCGCGACCTTGGCGTTCTTAGCATCGCGCTTTTTATTCCATGATGCGGTTCAGAGCCGCTTCGGCGAACGGCTGAAAAAACTCAACGAAGGGGTTAAGAAAGAAGGCGCATTTTATCTTTTCACTCTGCGTTTGGTGCCGGTGGTGCCGTTTTTTATCATTAACTTGGTAATGGGGTTAACGCCCATCAAAGCACGCACCTTCTACTGGGTCAGCCAAGTCGGCATGCTGGCGGGCACGGCCGTCTATGTAAACGCCGGAACCCAGCTCGGCCAAATTGACAGTCTTAAAGGACTGCTGTCTGTAGAACTCATCGGCGCCTTTGTGTTGCTCGGCATATTCCCCTGGATCGCCAAGGGCATCATGGCTCGCGTGCAAGCACGCAAAGTCTATAAAGGCTGGAAGAAACCGAAACAATTCGACCGCAACCTGATCGTTATCGGGGCAGGGGCCGCAGGCCTAGTAAGCGCCTACATTGCCGCCACCGTGAAAGCGAAAGTGACCCTGATCGAAAAACACAAAATGGGGGGCGACTGCCTGAACACTGGATGCGTACCCTCTAAGGCATTAATCAAAAGCGCCCGTGTTGCGTTCAATGACAAGCAGGCCGAAAAGTACGGCTTCGAGGCTATCAATAGCCGCTTCCGCTTCTCCAGCATGATGGAGCGGGTTCAACAGGTGATCGAGAAAATTGAACCCCATGATTCCGTGGAGCGTTATAGCGAACTAGGGGTGGACTGCCGTCAAGGCGAAGCGCGCTTCCTCTCGCCCTGGGAAGTGGAAATCCGCAACGGCGATCACGTGGAAACCCTCACCGCCCGCAGCATTATTATTGCCTCCGGCGCCCGCCCCTTTGTGCCACCGATTCCGGGCATCGAAGACATCGATATCCTCACCTCCGACAACCTTTGGCAGATTGAAGAACAACCCAAACGACTACTGGTACTGGGTGGCGGCCCCATCGGTTGTGAGCTAGCCCAGACCTTTGCCCGCCTGGGCAGCGAAGTCACCCAAATCGAAATGCTACCCCGACTGATGATTCGTGAAGATGCGGAAGCCAGCGAGATTGTCACCCGCTCACTAAAGGAAAGCGGCGTACACGTACTTACTAATCACAAAGCCGTTCGGTTCAGCGAAGAGAACAGCGAGAAAGTATTATTGGTTGAACACGATGGCAAAGAAACTGCCCTGCCTTTTGACCAGGTGCTAGTGGCCGTGGGTCGCAAGGCCAACACTGATGGCCTAGGCCTGGATGCCCTGCAATTGCCCACCGAGACCAATGGCACTATCCAGACCAATGATCGCCTACAAAGCCGCTACCCCAACATCTATGCCTGTGGCGATGTGGCCGGCCCGTACCAGTTCACCCATACCGCCGCCCACCAAGCCTGGTATGCCAGCGTCAATGCCCTGTTTGGTTTCCTGAAAAGTTTCAAGGTGGATTACCGGGTGATCCCCTGGTGCACCTTTACCGACCCGGAAGTGGCGCGCGTGGGCGTCAACGAGCAAGAAGCTGACGAACAAGGCATCGAATACGACATCACTCGTTACGGGATTGATGATCTGGACCGAGCTATTGCCGACAGTGCGGACCTTGGCTATGTAAAAGTCCTCACTGCCAAAGGCAGCGACAAAATCTTGGGTGTCACCATCGTTGGCCAGCATGCGGGTGAATTGATCAGCGAATATGTGCTGGCCATGAAACACGGGCTAGGCCTGAACAAGATCCTCGGCACCATCCACATTTACCCGACCATGGCCGAGGCTAACAAGTTTGCCGCCGGAGAATGGAAAAAAGCACGCAAGCCTGAAGGACTGTTACGTTGGGTAGAACGGATTCATAACGTGCGACGATAA
- a CDS encoding DUF547 domain-containing protein yields MFMRLLISLLLLLSSPLLAFDHSGWDALLKKHVSWQRNGVASAVNYEGIAAERAALKKYLNSLSAVSADAFSQFSNDQQLAFLINAYNAYTIELILREPGRPDSIRDIGTFFSGPWDQRFFTLLGQKRTLDEVEHTLIRGNPNLKDPRIHFAVNCASIGCPALRPEAFVGDQLEQQLVDSTQRFLRDRERNRYNSETDTLEVSKIFDWYQEDFAESAGSLSLYLQRYANILDIPNNRQTALGEGSIKVRFLPYNWSLNDR; encoded by the coding sequence ATGTTTATGCGCTTGCTAATATCCTTGTTGTTATTGCTTAGTAGCCCATTACTGGCGTTTGATCACAGTGGCTGGGACGCCCTGCTGAAAAAGCACGTCAGCTGGCAACGAAACGGTGTGGCCAGCGCAGTAAATTACGAGGGTATAGCAGCGGAACGAGCGGCTCTTAAGAAATATCTCAACAGCCTCTCCGCAGTGTCTGCCGACGCGTTCTCTCAGTTTAGCAACGACCAGCAACTCGCCTTCCTGATCAACGCCTACAACGCGTACACCATTGAGTTAATTCTGCGAGAACCCGGGCGCCCTGATTCTATCCGCGATATTGGCACCTTTTTCTCCGGCCCTTGGGACCAGCGCTTTTTTACCCTGCTCGGGCAAAAAAGAACCCTTGATGAAGTAGAGCACACACTTATCCGCGGCAACCCAAACCTCAAAGACCCCCGCATTCACTTTGCGGTCAATTGCGCCTCCATCGGTTGCCCTGCGTTGCGCCCGGAAGCCTTTGTCGGCGACCAACTTGAGCAACAGTTGGTCGATAGCACCCAGCGTTTTCTCCGTGATCGTGAACGCAACCGCTACAACAGCGAAACAGACACCCTGGAAGTTTCGAAAATATTTGACTGGTACCAAGAGGATTTTGCAGAAAGCGCCGGCAGCTTATCCCTCTACCTCCAGCGGTATGCCAATATTTTAGACATACCCAACAACCGCCAAACGGCACTGGGCGAGGGCAGTATCAAGGTGCGATTTTTACCCTACAACTGGTCATTGAACGACCGGTAA